TGTGATGCCCCAGGGCGCAGCTCGGGGGTCACTAATCCCGGGTGATGCTCGGGGACTGTCCCGCGGGCACAGGGGTTGCTCCCCGCCGTCTCCGGGCTCCCGCCCTCTCCCGGTGCTGCGGAGACTAACGGGGCCGGGGTCCCAGGAGGCAGCCGAGGCTTCCGCCTGCTCCCGTTTTTCCCGAGTAGCCACTAGGTGCCGGCAGCCTTCAACCTATCCCGGGCTgtgcggggcggggggcgcggggggccgCGGCTGCGGAACCGGGGACAGGTGGGCTCGGGGAGCCGGCGGGGCCGCCCTGGTCCGTCCCGGACACACCGGGGCCGAGCCGTTCGGGATGCTTCCATGTCAGCAGCACTTTTCTGCCCGCCGGGGCCCCTCACACCCGGCGCCCGGAGCCCACCCCAAGGGTCTTGGCCGCATTCCCCGCGCTGCAGCCGCACACGGTGTGACCCCCGTTCATCCCGGTTGTTCTCGGTACTGAGCAGGGGTGGAGGAGGCGGGTGATTTGGGTGGGTGGCACGGGGCCGGGGGCTCCGGGCCGGTTCTCCGTGCTGCCCGGCGCCGAGGTTGACCCGCCGGTGGCCTCGCTACTGAAGCCAccggcggtgccggtgccggtgtgGCCGCCGCCGGGGGGAGCGTCGCTGCCCGGTGGGCTCCCGGTGGCGacgggggcggccccgccggtGGCcccggtggcggcggcggcgggaggtgTGGCCAGGGGCCGCATAAAGCCGCATaaagccgccgccgccgccccgcgcccgccgccagCCGAGCGccgcggagcggggccggagcggggccgccatgcgcccggggccggggctaCCGGGGCTGCCGGTGCTGCCGGTGGTGCTGGCGCtgctggcggcggcggcgcggccgggcaGCGGCGAGGAGGCGATCCAGTGCCCGCCGTGCTCGGAGGAGCGGCTGGCGCGGTGCAAGGCTCCGCAGGGCTGCGCGGAGCTGGTGCGGGAGCCGGGCTGCGGGTGCTGCGCGACCTGCGCGCTGCCCCGCGGCACCGCCTGCGGCGTCTACACCGCGCGCTGCGGTGCGGGGCTGCGCTGCTACCCGCCccgcggcgagccccggcccctcCGCACCCTCATGCACGGCCAGGGCATCTGCACAGACCTGGCCGACGTCGAGGCCATCCAGGAGAGCCTCCAGCCCCCAGGTGAGGCGGCGGAGGGGCGGCAGAGGGTGGGTGCCCAGGGTGGGTACCCTGGGTGGGTGCCTGGGGTCCTTGTCCCTCACAGGGGCAGTGGCATAACCCCTGTTGGCACCAACCCACTCCCTGCTCCCTCGGCAAGAGCTGTGGCCACAGGATTGGACTCATCAGGGACCTTCCCATACTTAGAGGGAGCTGATAAAAATGATGAAGAGTGACTTCTACACGGATAAATTGTGACAGGGCAAAGGGGAaggattttaaactaaaaagggaagatttagattagatgttaggaggAGATTCCTCTCTGTGAGAGTgctgaggctctggcacaggttgcctggAATATTTctgaatgccccatccctggaagtgttcaaggccaggtgggataaggtttggagcaacctcgtctggtggaaagtgtccctgcccatggcaggagggtggaGCTgggtggtctttaaggtcccttccagcccaaacaatTCCATGACTCTAAGAGGCAGGAGGGATGGGACAGCGCAGGATGGGAATGCAGGGAGCATATtccagggagggagcagagatAGGCTGCAGGAGACCTGGTACAAGTGGCTCACATTTGTGCCATCCTTACCCACCGTGGCCACAGCAGTGTCGCAGCCACTGGCACCACATGTGCTGGAGAGGTGAACCTTcacctgctgtgccctggctgcAACGTGGCCCGCGAGCACCTGCAGCCCTTGGGGATACATCCCAGCTGCCAGGGAAGCTCCCGTTGCACAGTGACCCCTGGGATGCTGCCGGCAGATCTGGCTGCACTGCCAGGGGGAAACAGGAAAGAGGCCACGGGGCACCTGCTTCCCTCCAGGCTGGTCCAGCCGGGTGCTGTGTGGGAGCTGTGTCTGTCCGtgccaggcagggcagcggggtgcaggcagggccaggctggaggagctgctgctggggtgcTCTGTCTGCCTTGCAGGTGGTGATAGTGGCCCTCTGCCACGCCCCTGGTGCTCGGGAAGGATCTGGGGTCTGAGACTGGAGCCGGCAGTGGGAACCCaccccagagctgtgcaggTCACACCATGGCAATgaggctgctcccagggaatgAGTGTGGGGACCTGGTCCATTCATGGtccccctttcccatcctgCAGGCTGTGACCAGGACCATGTCCCCTGAAGCTGGGGAGTATCATCCCAAAACAATCTACAGGCTGGTCTGGCCTGACCCTAGGTCCCCACAAAGGGTCACTTGGAGCTCCCTGAAGGGCAGAAGGGACTGGAGCAATATTTATCCCTGCCCATCTGGGGGGCTGGATGCCAGTTCCACTCCCTCCTTGCATGTCTGATCCATGGCAGCTCCTCTGGCGTCCCCGCTGTGATGAGTGCCGTTGGTGGATAGGCCCCTTTAGCCACCCccctgctgggacaggagctggctgggagtgcttggagccCCCCTGTCCTGCCTGTCTGTCCTCATCCCAcatcctgcaggagctgtcTGGGCTCCCTGGCCCCGGGCTGCACCGTTCTGCCAAGCCCTGTTGGTTTTGGCCGTGCCCTGTGTAATGCAACATTTTTTCCCAGAGCCTTTAGGAAACAGActtgcattttttcccttccttcccgCGGTGTTTTGGCTTGGCTGGGGATGGGTGGGTGGCTATGGGAGATGGGTCGCCCGCCGGGCACTGTGCTAGCCAGCAGCGTCACAGGCAGCAGGATGGGCGAGAAGGCAGTAGGAGCCCCTGTGTCCCAGACAGCCCACCAGGATATGGGGATGTGGGCAGGACACCCGCAGCAAATTGCTCGATGCAGTCCCAGTGGTCCATCCCCCCGTGGGTCCCTGACCTGTTCTGcagcctggggacagtgggagtgtggggctgggggctgcaggctCCCCTGCTCCCGCCCTGCCTGGCACAGCGAGGGCACCCTGGCATGGCCAAGTGCCTCTGATGCTTCCCCTCGGGATCAGCAGAAGGGAATTAAATGCCTGTTCAGGGGCAGGGGTGTACGGAGCAGGTGCCCCCGGCTGCGCCCGCGGCCCCGGGGCCGAGCGGGTGCCGGCGGCTGGGAAGCGGTTAATGCGCAGTTTGTACAGTAAATATTTTGTCTGGGGGCTCTGTCCGGGGGGCTCCGCATTCCAGGGAAGAGGCTGGGATCAGGGGGCTGGGCTGAGGCTGAGCTTTCTGAACAGTTAGGCATAGCTCCCGGCTCCATAGCCAGGAAGAGGCTCTCTGCTCACCCGGGACCTGTGGCACCCACAGGACGTGACTCTTAGGAGGTGAGGGAGCAGTGGCTGCTTGCCTGATTGGAGACTGTCTTCCATGGCAGTGGGTCTGGGCACCTTGTGCTGGACCCTGTCCCTGCCAcccactcctggccctgccacccactcctggccctgccagctCACAGCTGGCTTTGGGATCCCACTCCTTGGCCAAAGCCCTGTGCAGGGGCCGGCTCCAGAAGGTCCCAGCCCTGGCTTTCCATCACAGCTGGTGGGTGGTGGTGGCTGAGCCCATGtgtggcagccaggaggaggtGAGGACATATTCCCCTGCACACATGATGAGTGATTTAGTGTTGGGTAAATGATTGTCTGGGAAAACCTGACCTATGGGAGCTGTGCTCATCCCGTGTGGTCTATAAGCTGGGACAGATCCTGCTTCCTTTCTGTGTGCAGTGACTGGGAGGAATGGTGGTGGCTGAGCCATGGCTGGACAGTGCACAGGCAGGGAGGACAGGCTGGGTTCTGCCAGTCGAGGCTCAGCCATGTCCCGTCTGTCCTCTAGGGTGGGGGGCTCATCCACGCTTGGGTTTCTCCAGGCTGGGTGCTGCTCCTGGCAAGGTTCTGGTCCCTCTGGGGAATCACCTGCATCTGCACTCCTTGCTCCCTCTGCTGCTTCCTGACCTCCCCTCCCTCGGTCCCACATTGGGCACTGAGGTGGGAGGTGCTCAGCCGTGTTTGAGCACGGCACTGTGTCCCGGCGTGGGGATGGGCCAAGCTCCCAGCTGGCATCCCAGGCCAAGGGGCAGTAGGTGCCTGGGCCTGCACCCTTGCCACCCCCTTCCTTGCCTCCCCACGTTCTGCCAGAGCCAGCACTTGGCAAAAAGAGCACGGCCCTCCCAGTGCTGGTGCCTGCCAAGTCCAGAGCCCAGGAAGCCAAGAGCCAGCACTGCCACGGTCCTGCCAGGaccacccacaggtgacactggggacactggacagggacatggagggtGCTGGGGCTCACTGTGGCTTGTGCCATGTTGGCCACAGACATGTGGATGTCCCTTCTGCACTTTGAGGGGTATGAGGTCCTTGGTACCGGGGCTGGTGGCACAagggggagaggggctggagctgtgggggcCAGTGACACTTGTCTGTCCCCATGGACACACACACGAGGTCCCAGGGCTTTGCTGTctgccccaggctctgctcccacgGGATCCGCGCGGTGGAGCCGGAGCCCTTCACCGCTCCCTCGGGCTCAGCGCTGTGAATCTGAAATTCGGCACGTGACCAACCTCATTTGCAGCTCCCGTTAATTGAAGGCGATGCTGAATGACTCGTTTGTGTCCCCTGTCCACAGGCGGGCAggactcctcctcctcccgggACAGGAGGCTGTTTTATGTGTCCAGCGAGGTCAACCCCCCTTCCCATCCCCTTGGCACCCACTTCCTTTCCAAAGTGAGCAGAGAGGCTTTCCTTGGCCAAATCGGGACCCCCCCTACCCTCCATCCCTCCAGGGTGCCCATGCATAAGTGGCAGATTGGGTGGCATCAGGGCAGTGTGGGGTGTGGCAGCTCTGGGCTCCACACACGTTGCTTTTCCCAAGTCTTTGTGCTGAGGATGAGTTTTCTGGTCCAGTCGGATTTCCAGGGAGGCGAGAGgttccctgagctgctgtgtgtCACTTAGCAGGGGGACAGTAACCCCGAGGGCAGCAGCGATCCGCGTGGCAGGGAGGGATGCTGGAGCTGCCGTGAAAGCCGGGAACCGCGGATCCCGAGCGCTGTCAGGAGCCGCCTCGCTGCCCGGAGGCACCGGCGTTTCATGTGACCTTATGAAAATGTTATTGGCATCTGGTTTTATTTAAGCCGGGAGATTTGATgctctggaggcagctggcggggggaggaggggggttTGGCTGTGCTGGCGATCGGTGAGGGCTTCCCCTGCAGGGGCAGCGCCGGTGCCTCCCGGTCCTGCCTTTCCATGGCCTGGGAGCAGCGCATGGAGGTGCAGGAACTTTGGCATGGTGGTTCCCACCGGTGCCAAATCTGCCCAGCTCTTCCTGTGTGTCTTCCCGCAGGGATACAGGGGAGGCAAGGAGCATCCTTGCCAGAAGCCCCGAGCACCCGGCGGGGCTCTGCCACCAGCGTCCCCATTGCGCCACAGCCTCATGGTTGGTGCCGCCGGGGCTGGCgctggcactgctctgtgcaggGTCCTGGAGACTTTGGGTTCGTGTTTCAAATTTCAAGGGCATGAGCtatttcctggaaaaaatggACAGATTAAGCAAAAAGCAAATAACACCCACGAGGGAGGGGGCTTTGATTGGGGCTTTGCTCTGGACTTTACCCGGGCCCCcaggagctgggccaggagccctgCACTGCAGAGACCGTGGCAAGAGGTGCCAGTGGGAGATCAGGACTGGGATGCCTTGGGGATACAGTGGGCAGGAAGCTGTGGATCTGACCCCTCTGCTTACCTGTGGGAAGGGCCAGTGCCAGGCGTCACCCAGCAGCCCCTGTCCTCGCACTCTGAGCCCCTGGGTGTGAGCCTCGACAGTGACCACCCCCTGCCTGGTTTGGGAAGGTTTTCCCTGCTGCCATCTGCAATATTGATTCCTTTAAGCCCAAACCCACGATAACCTCAGCCACTTCCCTGCACAACCCAGGTGGACTGGGGGGCAAaacactgcctgggctgtgcctgaCGCAGCTGTGAGCACAGGAGGAACCCTGGCtcctggggtgtcccccctCCACAGAGTCTTCACGGGCCCCAAACCAGAGGAACCGGCAGctctttaaaaagtaaaatcatGGCGAGCACTCGTCTCATGACGCTCTGTCCAGCTGCCAACATCTGGGCCGGCAGCTTGGCTGCGCTCCTGGCGCAGGCGGGGATGCCAAGTGCCGCCTTTTGGGATTGGCCCCGTGGGAGATTAACTTTCTTATTCCaggaatttcttctttcatgtCTTGGCGAGGGCCATTCCCCGCAGCAGAGCACGGCTCCACTCCTGGCTGTGGCGCCCGGTGCCGCCCCAGGCCTGGCGGGGGCTCAGCACCGCCCCGGTGCCTGCCACTGCAGCTCCTAGAGGCAGATTTTGGGGGGCACCAGGAGCTCGTTATCCCAGAGTCAGCTTCCAGGCTTGTAGCTCCAGTGCTGTGGGTGAGCACCTCGTGCCTGGTGACACGTGGCTGGCAAGGGCACAACCAGACCCAGCACACTGGAGCCACTGCCCAGCACTCACAGCAGGCATTTGTGACCCTAAAATAACAGACACACGGCAACAAGTTGTTAGTTGTGGCTAATGAGTAGGAAAAACTCCCAGGAGTCtttcccactgctgcagggagctcagCCCAGTGCAGTGGCAGGGGTAGGATGGACCCAGGGCTGTGAGTGACACCTGTGGAGACCAGAGACGGTAATGTGGAGAAATTGTGCCAGAAACCACTACATGTTGTTCCTCAGGGTGCAAGTGGCACTGTGGAGACTGGGGCACCGTGGGGGTTCTGCCACCCTCAGGGCTGCCCTGTGGCACTGAGCCCGCTTGGTCTGTGtctctgcagagaaggaggaGATCGACCACCCCAACAACAGCTTCAGCCCCTGCAGCATCCACGACCGCAAGTgcctgcagaagcagcaggcGAAGAGGGTCAACAACGGCAACAAGATGCGCAGCAGCGGGAGCCCTCACCACCGCGAGGACACGCGGGTCATGGTGAGCACCAGGGGGGCTGAGGAgggcagggtgggtgctccaGGGTCGGCGTTCTGGggctctgggccaggagcacgTGCCAGCCCTGCGACCAGCTCAGCCCCCTCTTTCCCCAGGCACAGGGCTCGTGCCAGAGCGAGTTGCACCGGGCGCTGGAGAGGCTGGCGGCCTCGCAGACCCGGACGCACGAGGACCTCTATGTCATCCCCATCCCCAACTGCGACCGCAACGGCAACTTCCACCCCAAGCAGGTAGGATGGGCTCTGACCTATCACGGGGGACTGGGGGGGGCTTTCTGTAGAGCCAGGGTGA
This genomic window from Anomalospiza imberbis isolate Cuckoo-Finch-1a 21T00152 chromosome 22, ASM3175350v1, whole genome shotgun sequence contains:
- the IGFBP4 gene encoding insulin-like growth factor-binding protein 4 isoform X1 translates to MRPGPGLPGLPVLPVVLALLAAAARPGSGEEAIQCPPCSEERLARCKAPQGCAELVREPGCGCCATCALPRGTACGVYTARCGAGLRCYPPRGEPRPLRTLMHGQGICTDLADVEAIQESLQPPEKEEIDHPNNSFSPCSIHDRKCLQKQQAKRVNNGNKMRSSGSPHHREDTRVMAQGSCQSELHRALERLAASQTRTHEDLYVIPIPNCDRNGNFHPKQCHPALDGQRGKCWCVDRKTGVKLPGFLELKGDLDCHQLADSM
- the IGFBP4 gene encoding insulin-like growth factor-binding protein 4 isoform X2: MRPGPGLPGLPVLPVVLALLAAAARPGSGEEAIQCPPCSEERLARCKAPQGCAELVREPGCGCCATCALPRGTACGVYTARCGAGLRCYPPRGEPRPLRTLMHGQGICTDLADVEAIQESLQPPEKEEIDHPNNSFSPCSIHDRKCLQKQQAKRVNNGNKMRSSGSPHHREDTRVMGSCQSELHRALERLAASQTRTHEDLYVIPIPNCDRNGNFHPKQCHPALDGQRGKCWCVDRKTGVKLPGFLELKGDLDCHQLADSM